A window of Mycolicibacterium fluoranthenivorans contains these coding sequences:
- a CDS encoding DUF998 domain-containing protein has translation MAAARWPGPALVLAGAGFLIIEALAATASMSLGYSYARNYISQLQLAPYPYGAAMSAAFVLNGVLTVAAAVALRQRQPPGAGRGVLLALALTYGFGIVLAGIFRGDVAPQVHSIGAGLCILAGNLALLTAAWLLHRRGRTTVAIALGLLGLLGLTGTVLMLTATLPDHAGVVERIAVYPNLLGQVALGIGAMLSRDRLMHKDIPHTSR, from the coding sequence GTGGCCGCGGCTCGGTGGCCGGGACCGGCCTTGGTCCTTGCGGGCGCTGGATTCCTGATCATCGAGGCTCTCGCGGCAACCGCATCGATGTCACTCGGATACTCCTACGCCCGCAACTACATCAGCCAACTCCAGCTGGCGCCGTACCCATACGGCGCGGCCATGAGCGCCGCGTTCGTACTGAACGGTGTGTTGACGGTGGCCGCGGCGGTCGCGTTGCGGCAGCGTCAGCCGCCGGGAGCGGGGCGGGGCGTGCTGTTGGCCCTGGCGCTGACCTACGGTTTCGGGATTGTGCTGGCGGGGATCTTTCGGGGAGACGTCGCGCCGCAGGTGCACAGCATCGGTGCCGGCTTGTGCATTCTCGCCGGCAACCTCGCCCTACTCACGGCGGCCTGGTTGCTGCACCGACGGGGACGCACCACGGTCGCCATCGCGCTGGGGTTGCTCGGGTTGCTCGGATTGACCGGAACCGTCCTCATGCTCACCGCCACCCTCCCCGATCACGCCGGGGTGGTGGAGCGCATCGCGGTCTACCCGAACCTCCTCGGCCAGGTCGCCCTCGGGATCGGCGCGATGCTCAGTCGAGACAGATTGATGCACAAGGACATTCCCCACACCAGCCGTTAG
- a CDS encoding RNA polymerase-binding protein RbpA, with product MVDRRLKGTRLGAISYETDRNLDLPPRQVARYRTANGKEFDVPFASDAEIPATWACRNGMEGLLLNGEAPAPKKGRPVRTHWDMVLERRSIEELEILFKERLKLIDSLRRGR from the coding sequence ATGGTCGACCGTCGCCTGAAAGGCACGCGCCTCGGCGCCATCAGCTACGAGACCGACCGAAATCTCGATCTTCCGCCGCGCCAGGTGGCGCGCTACCGCACGGCGAACGGCAAGGAGTTCGACGTACCGTTCGCCAGCGATGCCGAGATTCCCGCGACCTGGGCGTGCCGAAACGGGATGGAGGGCCTCCTGCTCAACGGCGAGGCACCCGCGCCGAAAAAGGGCAGGCCGGTGCGCACCCACTGGGACATGGTGCTGGAGCGCCGCTCGATAGAGGAGCTCGAGATCCTGTTCAAGGAGCGGCTGAAGCTCATCGACTCACTCCGTCGCGGCCGCTGA
- a CDS encoding NRAMP family divalent metal transporter, protein MKGSTRRRWTLGSLMAVVGPGLLAGLSDDDPAGITTYSVLGADHGYQLLWVLLLSTVALVLFHGLAARMGVVTGQGLIGLVRQRYGVRLGGATLAALVIANVGTTCAEFAGIAAGTELFGISRYLSVPAAALLVSVLVLRGSFHRVERFLLVLSTVFLAYIASGVLAHPDWHAAVHGLIVPSMPSGGAAVAIVTATVGTTLAPWGLSFIQSYAVDKKLRTADLALERVDVITGALLTGIIGFFVVVACAATLYRSGRSIRDAADAAVALQPLAGGAASTLFAVGLIGAALLAASVLPLSTAYSVCEYAGVEAAVDDSFGEAKTFYITFGGVTLIGATAVLVPTAPLVTILVATQVLNAVLLIPILIVMIGIARDRDLMGRFTISRAATAAYVVTTAVVLICVAALAVTTVTG, encoded by the coding sequence ATGAAAGGCTCGACGCGACGAAGGTGGACACTCGGGTCGCTGATGGCGGTGGTGGGACCGGGTCTGCTCGCGGGACTTTCGGACGACGACCCGGCCGGCATCACCACGTACTCGGTCCTCGGCGCGGACCACGGCTACCAGCTGCTGTGGGTCCTGTTGCTCTCCACCGTCGCGCTGGTGTTGTTCCACGGGCTGGCGGCGCGCATGGGCGTGGTCACGGGCCAGGGTCTCATCGGCCTGGTTCGTCAGCGCTACGGCGTGCGACTGGGTGGCGCCACCCTCGCGGCACTGGTCATCGCCAATGTCGGCACCACCTGCGCCGAGTTCGCCGGGATTGCCGCCGGAACCGAACTCTTCGGGATCAGTCGATATCTGAGCGTCCCGGCCGCGGCACTGCTGGTATCCGTGCTGGTGTTGCGGGGCAGCTTTCACCGCGTCGAGCGCTTCCTGCTGGTGCTGTCCACGGTGTTTCTGGCCTATATCGCCTCGGGTGTCCTCGCCCATCCAGACTGGCACGCCGCCGTTCACGGGCTGATCGTGCCGAGCATGCCCAGCGGCGGCGCGGCCGTCGCGATCGTCACCGCCACCGTGGGAACCACTCTTGCTCCGTGGGGGCTGTCTTTCATCCAGTCCTACGCCGTCGACAAGAAACTGCGGACCGCCGACCTGGCGCTCGAACGCGTCGACGTGATCACCGGAGCGCTGCTCACCGGAATCATCGGCTTCTTCGTCGTCGTGGCCTGCGCGGCGACACTGTACCGAAGCGGCCGGTCGATCCGGGATGCCGCCGATGCGGCCGTGGCGCTGCAGCCGCTCGCCGGAGGCGCGGCGTCGACCCTGTTCGCCGTCGGACTGATCGGCGCGGCCCTTCTCGCCGCCTCCGTGCTGCCGTTGTCGACCGCCTACTCGGTGTGCGAATACGCCGGAGTCGAGGCGGCGGTGGATGATTCGTTCGGCGAGGCGAAGACCTTCTATATCACCTTCGGGGGCGTGACGCTCATCGGTGCCACCGCGGTGCTCGTGCCGACCGCGCCGCTCGTCACCATCCTGGTCGCCACCCAAGTACTGAACGCGGTGCTGCTCATACCGATACTCATCGTGATGATCGGTATCGCCAGGGACCGTGACCTCATGGGTCGTTTCACCATCAGCCGGGCCGCCACCGCGGCGTACGTCGTCACGACGGCGGTGGTTCTCATCTGTGTCGCTGCGTTGGCGGTCACGACGGTGACCGGCTGA
- a CDS encoding magnesium transporter MgtE N-terminal domain-containing protein has product MWLSRETGQQVLRADGTLVGLVADVSVELDQSSGPQMVQRLLVRRRRAPGLLVPWTAVVEFGRHGVLLNDGIGTAVPFGPDGAGLRDHEILLLRDVLDTQVVDIVGQRLARVSDVVLNRTADGRLELVGAEVGFGGVLRRLGLHRLAVRAGDDVVDWTDLHLTSERGHTVQLNTPRSAVHHLDESGLVALVDRLDVESAAEVLATTKPLVAARVIHGSDPVIGEKVLRAMPGDHAAHIVAAMPSAYAKRWLARLARAHVHPGRRSLRFQVWPRRRRATGSRSR; this is encoded by the coding sequence TTGTGGCTGAGCCGCGAAACGGGCCAGCAGGTGCTGCGGGCCGACGGCACGCTCGTCGGGCTGGTCGCCGACGTCTCCGTCGAACTCGATCAATCCAGCGGACCGCAGATGGTGCAGCGCCTTCTCGTCCGGCGCCGGCGAGCACCGGGCCTTCTGGTCCCGTGGACAGCGGTGGTCGAGTTCGGACGTCACGGCGTACTCCTGAACGACGGGATCGGCACGGCCGTCCCGTTCGGCCCGGACGGCGCCGGGCTTCGTGACCACGAGATCCTGCTTCTCCGCGACGTACTCGACACCCAGGTCGTCGACATCGTCGGGCAGCGCCTGGCCCGTGTTTCGGATGTGGTGCTCAATCGAACGGCGGACGGCCGACTCGAATTGGTCGGCGCCGAAGTCGGATTCGGCGGGGTGCTGCGACGACTCGGTCTGCACCGACTGGCAGTGCGCGCCGGCGACGACGTGGTGGACTGGACCGATCTGCATCTCACCTCGGAACGCGGCCACACCGTGCAACTCAACACGCCCCGTTCGGCCGTCCACCATCTCGACGAGTCCGGACTCGTAGCGCTCGTCGACCGGCTCGACGTCGAGTCGGCTGCCGAGGTTCTGGCGACGACGAAACCGCTTGTCGCAGCCCGGGTGATCCATGGCTCGGACCCGGTCATCGGGGAGAAGGTACTGCGAGCGATGCCCGGTGACCACGCCGCGCACATCGTGGCGGCGATGCCGTCCGCATATGCGAAGCGGTGGCTCGCCCGCCTCGCACGAGCACACGTCCATCCCGGCCGTCGTTCGCTCCGCTTCCAGGTCTGGCCGCGGCGCCGGCGGGCAACCGGCAGCAGGTCGCGATGA
- a CDS encoding FUSC family protein, protein MHPSALRDSAVRFIVDSDPGRLRLRSAAATTLSLVLAIVALLTFTRYTHQPVTVAMLGAIVAMQSSAAVKDKQQHDRVITTLLLPVPAVGAVALAAGLAPFDWVADVGFIIVLFIAVWVRRFGPRGNALGMVSFMSYFFALFIHATPTQIPILAAAVGVGVCATLFVRVVILPDRPRAEVIHLVRALRGVSITVLDAVTKDRKKHDLSAVRRRLDRLGETGLMIDDWLDRHDAAATLSVTSDELALRVFDAQISVEQLAGLLWGLDAAGEWTGGLVDAVIALRMCLQDHPTQEELRAARKSAAAAADRADVSAASGIATVVAYRAVQAHLAIHHITTNALGVSPGPQSTPEPEAVDEDEDTGLDPSTKAAIQVAVATSAATVLGELISPDRWYWAVLTAFLVFTGVSTRGEILTRAGHRIVGTIAGVVAGVVLATLIGHNQPVQILVLVVCVFCAFYLVTVAYAWLTFFVTVVLAMLYGLLGNFSIQVLELRIAETAAGGAVGIASAYFVFTTGTRATFVEKAGDYFDRLTEVIDAGIASVLAPGGETDLVAETRSLDNALQEVVKAGKPLQFGPAVRSRRGAQRLVRGLRAGNRSAHALARAGVNAARADPATAPSESTAIALRRAADHVCDTVAGVTRMIAAGDAGAQDKAATNVIAEVMATSGIPPGPVRAAVRALNNLDRTLTEVTSRV, encoded by the coding sequence ATGCACCCGTCGGCGCTTCGAGACAGCGCTGTGCGCTTCATCGTCGACTCCGACCCAGGACGATTGCGGCTGCGCAGCGCAGCGGCCACCACGCTGTCGCTGGTGCTGGCCATCGTTGCGCTGCTGACGTTCACCCGGTACACCCATCAGCCGGTCACCGTGGCCATGCTGGGCGCCATCGTCGCCATGCAGTCGTCGGCGGCGGTGAAGGACAAGCAGCAACACGACCGCGTCATCACGACGCTGTTACTGCCTGTGCCGGCGGTGGGCGCGGTGGCGCTGGCGGCGGGCCTTGCCCCTTTCGACTGGGTGGCCGATGTCGGGTTCATCATCGTGCTGTTCATCGCCGTGTGGGTGCGCCGGTTCGGCCCCCGGGGCAACGCGCTGGGCATGGTCTCGTTCATGTCGTACTTCTTCGCTCTGTTCATCCACGCCACCCCCACGCAGATTCCGATCCTCGCCGCCGCCGTCGGTGTCGGGGTCTGCGCCACCCTGTTCGTGCGGGTAGTGATCCTTCCCGACCGGCCGCGCGCCGAAGTGATCCACCTGGTGCGGGCGTTACGCGGGGTCTCGATCACGGTGCTCGACGCCGTCACCAAAGACCGCAAGAAACACGATCTGTCGGCGGTGCGCCGCCGGCTGGACCGCCTCGGCGAGACCGGGTTGATGATCGATGACTGGCTGGATCGGCACGATGCCGCGGCCACCCTCAGCGTCACCAGCGACGAGCTGGCGCTTCGCGTTTTCGATGCACAGATCTCCGTCGAGCAGTTGGCCGGTCTGCTGTGGGGCCTGGATGCTGCCGGCGAATGGACCGGCGGACTCGTCGACGCCGTCATCGCGCTTCGCATGTGCCTCCAGGACCATCCGACCCAGGAGGAGCTTCGTGCGGCCCGCAAGAGCGCGGCCGCGGCTGCCGACCGAGCCGACGTGTCCGCGGCCTCGGGTATCGCCACCGTCGTCGCCTATCGGGCGGTGCAGGCACACCTTGCCATTCACCACATCACCACCAACGCCTTGGGTGTCTCCCCCGGGCCCCAGTCCACGCCCGAACCAGAAGCCGTGGACGAGGACGAGGACACGGGCCTGGACCCCAGCACCAAAGCCGCCATCCAGGTGGCCGTCGCCACCAGTGCGGCCACCGTGCTCGGTGAGCTGATCTCCCCCGATCGCTGGTATTGGGCCGTGCTGACGGCCTTCCTGGTGTTCACCGGGGTCTCCACCCGCGGGGAGATCCTCACCCGGGCAGGGCATCGCATCGTCGGCACCATCGCCGGTGTGGTGGCGGGGGTCGTGCTGGCCACTCTGATCGGGCACAACCAGCCCGTACAGATCCTGGTGTTGGTGGTCTGTGTGTTCTGCGCGTTCTATCTGGTCACCGTCGCCTATGCCTGGTTGACGTTCTTCGTCACCGTGGTGCTGGCGATGCTGTACGGGTTGCTCGGCAATTTCAGCATCCAGGTCCTGGAGTTGCGCATCGCCGAGACCGCCGCCGGCGGTGCGGTCGGGATCGCCTCGGCGTATTTCGTCTTCACCACCGGCACCCGGGCGACGTTCGTCGAGAAGGCGGGTGACTACTTCGACCGGCTGACGGAAGTGATCGACGCCGGCATCGCCTCGGTGCTCGCACCGGGCGGGGAGACCGATCTCGTGGCCGAGACCCGCAGCCTCGACAACGCCCTACAGGAAGTCGTGAAGGCCGGCAAGCCACTGCAATTCGGACCGGCGGTCCGAAGCCGGCGCGGAGCTCAGCGCCTGGTGCGCGGCCTCCGCGCGGGGAACCGCTCGGCGCATGCCCTGGCCCGCGCCGGCGTCAATGCCGCACGCGCTGATCCCGCCACCGCACCGTCGGAGTCCACCGCCATCGCGTTGCGTAGGGCGGCCGACCACGTGTGTGACACCGTCGCCGGCGTCACCCGGATGATTGCGGCCGGCGACGCCGGAGCCCAGGACAAAGCGGCGACAAACGTGATCGCAGAGGTGATGGCGACCTCGGGTATCCCGCCCGGACCTGTCCGGGCGGCAGTGCGGGCGCTGAACAATCTGGATCGGACGTTGACCGAGGTGACCAGCCGAGTCTGA
- a CDS encoding glycoside hydrolase: MGAKLLAGDRRKSAGRWLALAASLMLSAAMVHAQNTSPTPDAAAREPGRTSATPAAAPTVTTTGAALLAASAPSEEARVFDYPLAAGVAPESGLQLKTIWVARAISMMFPEIKTIGGYRQDPLKWHPHGLAIDVMIPNYHSDAGIELGNQIAGYALANAQRWGVLHVIWRQGFYPGIGAPSWTADYGNETANHFDHVHIATDGGGYPTGHETYYLGSMQS; this comes from the coding sequence GTGGGCGCGAAGCTACTGGCCGGCGACCGGCGCAAGTCGGCCGGCCGTTGGCTGGCGCTCGCGGCCTCGTTGATGCTGTCCGCGGCCATGGTCCACGCCCAGAACACCTCGCCCACACCGGATGCCGCGGCGCGTGAGCCGGGTCGGACCTCTGCCACGCCGGCCGCTGCCCCGACCGTGACGACCACCGGAGCGGCGTTGCTGGCGGCCAGTGCCCCATCCGAAGAAGCCCGGGTATTCGACTATCCACTGGCAGCGGGCGTCGCCCCGGAGAGCGGGCTGCAGCTCAAGACGATCTGGGTGGCACGCGCCATCAGCATGATGTTCCCGGAGATCAAGACCATCGGCGGTTACCGGCAGGATCCGCTGAAGTGGCATCCGCACGGACTGGCCATCGATGTGATGATCCCGAACTACCATTCTGACGCCGGGATCGAACTCGGCAATCAGATCGCCGGGTATGCCCTGGCCAACGCGCAACGCTGGGGTGTGCTGCACGTGATCTGGCGGCAAGGCTTCTACCCCGGGATCGGTGCGCCGAGTTGGACCGCGGACTACGGCAACGAGACCGCCAACCACTTCGACCATGTGCACATCGCCACCGACGGCGGCGGTTATCCCACCGGACACGAGACCTACTATCTGGGGTCGATGCAGTCCTAG
- a CDS encoding DUF6319 family protein, with amino-acid sequence MQAADFSPAAPADSSAPASAPAAPPAPLAERPKAAAKKTAGKRTKTLELTLTVTGTADGEWRAELKQGATYLARDLTVAAAAVSRAAKELHEDLATPIDEVIEAARSQQAARVATLEAELEAARKALAELV; translated from the coding sequence CTGCAGGCTGCCGACTTCTCCCCGGCCGCCCCCGCCGACAGCAGCGCCCCCGCGAGCGCACCCGCCGCACCCCCGGCTCCGCTCGCCGAAAGGCCAAAGGCCGCAGCCAAGAAGACGGCCGGGAAAAGGACGAAGACCCTCGAGCTGACCCTCACGGTCACCGGCACCGCCGACGGGGAATGGCGTGCCGAACTCAAGCAGGGCGCCACCTATCTGGCCCGTGATCTCACGGTGGCGGCCGCCGCCGTTTCCCGCGCGGCCAAGGAACTGCACGAGGATCTCGCCACCCCGATCGATGAGGTGATCGAGGCGGCGCGCTCCCAACAGGCAGCCCGGGTCGCCACCCTCGAAGCCGAACTGGAAGCCGCCCGTAAGGCGCTGGCCGAACTGGTCTGA
- a CDS encoding sensor histidine kinase, with amino-acid sequence MSDGDLTVVRRAGRVAALQASLALTLVLLIVGAAVFFVDARVQSQQITSQLSNVAATADDATDPPTGMMLVLRDRTGKEEASSDGLPVAELLARPPGAFDTEIGGTRYRGLVADRPEGRVVALIDLRPYEASRSRLLLSLAIAELAGIAVSVAVVVLLTRRSIRPLTEALALQRRFVADASHELRAPLTVLHTRVQMLARQFDDGDAHAAKDQIEALASDTRALGAVIEDLLASASMTVGAAPRDRIDLAGLADAVHASMAQHVEAAGVRLVVEDGTDDGQSCVVLGSTSALRRAISALVDNALAHQHPGGTITLRVGRHGDRAVIDVQDDGVGVDRAAMDTLFDRFSHGHAHTMTGGPRRYGIGLALVREIAHAHRGEISVAQTPGGGATFTLSIPAADIRSERGQ; translated from the coding sequence ATGTCGGACGGTGACCTGACAGTCGTCCGGCGCGCCGGGCGGGTCGCGGCGTTACAGGCCTCGCTCGCCCTGACCCTGGTCCTGCTGATCGTCGGAGCCGCGGTGTTCTTCGTCGACGCCCGGGTTCAGAGCCAGCAGATCACCTCGCAGCTGAGCAACGTCGCCGCGACCGCTGACGATGCCACCGATCCGCCGACCGGGATGATGCTGGTACTGCGTGATCGCACCGGCAAGGAAGAGGCCAGCTCCGATGGCCTGCCCGTGGCGGAGTTGCTGGCCAGACCCCCGGGGGCGTTCGACACGGAGATCGGTGGCACGCGCTACCGCGGGTTGGTGGCGGACAGACCAGAGGGCCGAGTGGTCGCATTGATCGATCTGCGTCCGTACGAGGCCAGTCGAAGTCGGTTGCTGCTGTCGCTGGCCATCGCCGAGCTCGCGGGAATCGCGGTGTCCGTGGCGGTCGTGGTCCTGCTCACCCGGCGGTCCATCCGGCCGCTGACCGAAGCCCTGGCCTTGCAACGCAGATTCGTCGCCGATGCCTCACACGAACTGCGTGCGCCGCTGACGGTGCTGCACACCCGGGTGCAGATGCTCGCTCGCCAGTTCGACGACGGGGACGCCCACGCCGCCAAAGATCAGATCGAGGCTCTTGCCTCTGACACCCGCGCTCTCGGTGCGGTGATAGAAGACCTGCTCGCCTCGGCGTCGATGACGGTGGGCGCCGCGCCCCGCGATCGAATCGACCTCGCGGGGCTGGCCGATGCCGTGCACGCCAGCATGGCGCAGCACGTCGAAGCGGCGGGGGTGCGGTTGGTTGTCGAAGACGGCACCGATGACGGGCAGAGCTGTGTCGTCCTGGGATCGACATCCGCACTGCGCCGGGCGATATCGGCACTTGTCGATAACGCACTGGCCCACCAGCACCCGGGTGGCACCATCACGCTACGGGTCGGTCGTCACGGCGATCGTGCCGTCATCGATGTGCAGGATGACGGAGTCGGAGTGGACCGTGCCGCGATGGACACCTTGTTCGACAGATTCTCCCACGGCCACGCGCACACCATGACCGGTGGCCCGCGCCGCTACGGTATCGGTTTGGCACTCGTGCGGGAGATCGCCCATGCGCACCGTGGTGAGATCAGCGTCGCGCAAACCCCTGGTGGCGGAGCCACTTTCACGCTGTCCATACCCGCTGCGGACATACGGTCAGAGCGCGGGCAGTGA
- a CDS encoding CocE/NonD family hydrolase produces the protein MTNEALARGNSSRYIGRIGGLAAALGIGTVLLVGADAVASAQTGPADTAAATSSSTAQTAPTPPTKPKPHTASSRHPKKPGTDPSTSPSAESTSNSPATQSTPGTTTPAEGSTSPTEKVAAAATSTGTASATATVSKTAATHAKPAAVPATSVTTNPITVNPTLTFNDGIIDGNANATDSRGVTLSYTVVSGPSQGGKIAFTPEGTAGSFAYLPYATVVKSGTETFRELVSETTAFDKNLENIPLLGSLVFEPILDKLYQTKGVNTALAPLIGYAVVVPYTADPSALNATGAPIAYTVKVKSFDGTLISTNFFPASHLGSGSAPTILEGPGLGSAGLTDPYSANGIPSNPGLVPGVAPLRDAGYNVVTWDPRGEFASGGTLQLDNPSFEGKDVSSIIDYVLKLPETADNQRIGMVGGSYGGGIQLVSAAIDPRIDAIVPSIAWNSLNNALYPNAAFKTSWAAILVLSLLEGAARINPTIYGGVLTGSLFGFLTHSAQSLLTSSGPGPLVSAIKVPTLLLQGTADGLFTLQQAVTNEQLLAKDVPVKMVWFCGGHGVCLNPGNADQATLLTQDTLAWLDQYVKQDGSPADIIPTFQWYDQNGDLHSSNVFPSDPAFNGTPVTATGSGGTIPIIPIVGGAGPQTKVLNLGLDALDAALLSIATAAPAKNAINLQVSVPGGAEIVGAPQLSFSYAGLGTSRTVYAQIVDDDTGLVLGNLDTAIPVTLDGRSHTVSIALGTLQDIAYTAAAAGSILTLQLVGSATQYENLTQFGVIHVSGMTLTLPTVGAGVDTSAAV, from the coding sequence ATGACCAACGAAGCTCTCGCACGCGGCAATTCATCGCGGTATATCGGTCGCATCGGCGGACTGGCCGCCGCACTCGGCATCGGCACCGTCCTGCTCGTCGGCGCCGACGCGGTCGCCTCGGCGCAGACCGGGCCGGCGGACACGGCGGCCGCCACGTCGTCGAGTACCGCACAGACCGCGCCGACGCCCCCCACCAAGCCGAAACCGCACACCGCAAGCTCCCGCCACCCCAAGAAGCCGGGCACCGATCCCTCGACATCACCCTCGGCCGAGTCGACGTCCAATTCACCTGCCACGCAATCGACCCCCGGCACGACGACACCGGCGGAGGGCAGCACATCCCCGACCGAAAAGGTGGCCGCCGCCGCGACCTCCACCGGCACCGCCTCTGCCACCGCCACCGTGTCGAAGACCGCGGCGACGCATGCGAAGCCCGCGGCCGTCCCCGCCACATCCGTCACGACGAACCCGATCACCGTCAATCCGACCCTCACGTTCAACGACGGCATCATCGACGGCAACGCGAACGCCACCGACAGCCGCGGGGTCACGTTGTCCTACACGGTCGTGTCCGGCCCGAGTCAGGGCGGAAAGATCGCCTTCACCCCGGAAGGGACCGCGGGCAGCTTCGCCTATCTGCCGTACGCCACGGTGGTGAAGTCCGGCACCGAGACGTTCCGTGAATTGGTCAGTGAAACCACGGCATTCGACAAGAATCTGGAGAACATCCCGCTTCTGGGTTCTCTGGTGTTCGAACCGATTCTGGACAAGCTGTACCAGACGAAGGGTGTCAACACCGCGCTCGCACCGCTCATCGGCTACGCGGTGGTCGTGCCGTACACCGCCGACCCGTCGGCGCTCAACGCCACCGGTGCGCCGATCGCGTACACGGTGAAGGTGAAGTCCTTCGACGGCACGCTGATCAGCACCAACTTCTTCCCTGCGTCTCATCTGGGCTCGGGCTCGGCGCCCACCATTCTGGAAGGGCCCGGACTGGGCAGCGCCGGGCTCACCGACCCGTACTCCGCCAACGGAATCCCGTCCAACCCAGGTCTCGTCCCGGGTGTCGCTCCGCTGCGCGACGCCGGCTACAACGTGGTCACGTGGGATCCCCGCGGGGAGTTCGCCTCCGGGGGCACCCTCCAACTGGACAATCCGTCCTTCGAAGGCAAGGACGTGTCGTCCATCATCGACTACGTCCTCAAGCTCCCGGAGACGGCTGACAACCAGCGGATCGGGATGGTGGGCGGTTCCTACGGCGGCGGTATCCAACTCGTCAGTGCGGCAATTGATCCCCGTATCGATGCGATCGTGCCGAGCATCGCCTGGAACAGCCTGAACAACGCGCTGTACCCCAACGCCGCATTCAAGACCTCGTGGGCCGCCATCCTGGTGCTGTCGCTGCTCGAAGGGGCCGCACGGATCAACCCGACGATCTACGGCGGTGTATTGACCGGGTCGCTGTTCGGCTTCCTCACCCACAGCGCACAGTCGCTGCTCACCTCAAGCGGCCCTGGCCCGCTCGTCAGCGCCATCAAGGTGCCGACGCTGTTGCTGCAAGGCACCGCCGACGGGCTTTTCACCCTGCAGCAGGCCGTCACCAACGAACAGTTGCTGGCCAAAGACGTTCCCGTGAAGATGGTCTGGTTCTGCGGCGGTCACGGGGTGTGCCTGAACCCCGGCAACGCCGATCAGGCCACCCTTCTCACCCAGGACACCCTGGCGTGGCTCGATCAGTACGTCAAGCAGGACGGTTCGCCGGCCGACATCATTCCGACGTTCCAATGGTACGACCAGAATGGGGACCTGCACTCCTCCAACGTCTTTCCGTCGGATCCGGCCTTCAACGGCACCCCCGTGACGGCCACCGGATCCGGTGGCACCATACCGATCATCCCCATCGTCGGCGGCGCAGGACCGCAGACCAAGGTCTTGAACCTGGGATTGGACGCCCTGGATGCCGCCCTGTTGTCGATCGCCACGGCCGCGCCGGCCAAGAATGCGATCAACCTGCAGGTGTCGGTGCCCGGTGGCGCCGAGATCGTCGGGGCCCCGCAACTGTCGTTCAGCTACGCCGGCCTCGGCACGAGTCGCACCGTGTACGCCCAGATCGTGGACGACGACACCGGTCTGGTGCTCGGCAACCTCGACACGGCCATCCCGGTCACGCTGGACGGGCGGTCGCATACCGTCTCGATCGCGCTGGGCACGCTGCAGGACATCGCCTACACCGCGGCCGCGGCGGGCAGCATCCTGACGTTGCAACTGGTCGGGTCGGCCACCCAGTACGAGAATCTCACCCAGTTCGGTGTCATCCACGTCTCCGGGATGACGCTCACCCTGCCCACCGTCGGCGCGGGGGTGGATACGTCGGCCGCTGTCTAG
- a CDS encoding STAS/SEC14 domain-containing protein — protein MIDFEFDATQSVIIIRPQSRLQARDFDTLANAVDPQIEAAGSLAGIIIDAPTFPGWDDFAALIRHFRFVRDHQKHVKKIAVVTDSPIGDLAEHLASHFISAQIRHFPRGHVESARQWIAGTS, from the coding sequence ATGATCGATTTCGAGTTCGACGCCACACAGTCCGTGATCATCATCCGTCCGCAATCTCGGCTCCAGGCAAGAGATTTCGATACGCTCGCCAATGCCGTCGACCCACAGATCGAGGCAGCGGGTTCCTTGGCCGGCATCATCATCGACGCTCCCACTTTTCCCGGTTGGGATGATTTCGCCGCGCTGATCCGCCACTTCCGTTTCGTCCGGGACCACCAGAAGCATGTCAAGAAGATCGCAGTGGTGACCGACTCCCCGATCGGGGATCTCGCCGAACACCTGGCGTCACACTTCATATCGGCGCAGATCAGACATTTCCCCCGCGGCCACGTCGAGTCGGCCCGACAGTGGATTGCGGGCACGTCATGA